A part of Neodiprion pinetum isolate iyNeoPine1 chromosome 4, iyNeoPine1.2, whole genome shotgun sequence genomic DNA contains:
- the LOC138190828 gene encoding uncharacterized protein: protein MNLNNNQEGILNPAGIRVDPNQPPPPGVEAQPQCPGGVSVRLRPSVQLQQPGVALGANPNPPRPGYHWGYAQPQWYGWRQEPQQSLTPVMARIPKDAGPRELVSCGSRSLELGWLKPEWRCQSCGVEKLLASEELERTDVAAWLQNCQTSGARVNFIRPSPPS, encoded by the exons ATGAACC taaaCAACAATCAAGAAGGCATTTTGAATCCAGCGGGGATTCGGGTGGATCCGAACCAGCCACCACCTCCGGGCGTTGAGGCGCAACCTCAATGTCCCGGAGGTGTGAGTGTGCGGCTGAGGCCTTCGGTCCAGCTACAGCAGCCGGGGGTGGCGTTGGGGGCCAACCCGAATCCCCCACGTCCGGGATACCACTGGGGCTACGCGCAGCCCCAGTGGTATGGATGGCGGCAGGAGCCTCAACAGTCCCTAACGCCG GTCATGGCGAGAATTCCAAAGGATGCAGGACCCAGGGAGCTGGTGAGTTGTGGGAGCAGGTCCCTTGAACTAGGCTGGCTGAAGCCAGAGTGGAGGTGCCAGTCATGCGGTGTTGAAAAACTTCTTGCTTCTGAAGAATTAGAGCGTACTGATGTTGCTGCGTGGCTGCAGAActgtcagacatcaggtgccagagtgaatttcatcaggccatcgccaccttcttaa